The Frondihabitans australicus genome includes a region encoding these proteins:
- a CDS encoding DUF6314 family protein, translating to MPRGDAADPATLPGVWRFERTIDDRLQGRRIHVAGTATFAPRSDGAIAWDEEGLLDQGGDRVPVAAHRLLRRDAAGAWAVEFADGRPFHPWRVDAEVVHDCAPDDYRGRIDAEGGAAAWTQTWNVTGPMKDYTMVTRYEPCP from the coding sequence TTGCCGAGGGGGGACGCCGCAGACCCGGCGACCTTGCCCGGCGTCTGGCGCTTCGAGCGCACGATCGACGACCGGCTCCAGGGGCGCAGGATCCACGTGGCCGGCACCGCGACCTTCGCACCGCGTTCCGACGGCGCCATCGCATGGGACGAAGAGGGCCTCCTCGACCAGGGTGGCGACCGCGTCCCGGTCGCGGCCCACCGCCTGCTGCGACGCGACGCCGCCGGCGCCTGGGCCGTGGAGTTCGCCGACGGCAGGCCGTTCCACCCCTGGCGCGTCGACGCCGAGGTGGTCCACGACTGCGCGCCCGACGACTACCGCGGCCGCATCGACGCCGAGGGCGGCGCGGCGGCCTGGACGCAGACCTGGAACGTCACGGGCCCGATGAAGGACTACACGATGGTCACGAGGTACGAGCCGTGCCCGTGA
- a CDS encoding saccharopine dehydrogenase family protein, translating to MKILIVGAGGVGSAAVRIAARRSFFDTLVVADYDPARPAALVAAVGDPRLVAAQVDASSSESVAALIREHDITHVLNAVDPRFVMPIFEGAFAGGATYLDMAMSLSKPHPTSPHELTGVKLGDEQFAVADEWEAAGRLALVGIGVEPGLSDVFARYAEDELFSEIDELGVRDGANLVVAGYDFAPSFSIWTTIEECLNPPVIYEKDRGWYTTAPFSEPETFDFPEGIGPVECVNVEHEEVLLMPRWTSAKRVTFKYGLGDEFIEVLKTLHKLGLDSTTPLSVKGVQVSPRDVVAAALPDPATLGDRMSGKTCAGVWVTGTGKDGQPRSTYLYHVVDNEQTMAEYSSQAVVWQTAINPVIALELLATGAWSGKGVLGPEAFPAGPFLSLLAADAPIGYGSPWGMEEKPLA from the coding sequence ATGAAGATCCTCATCGTCGGCGCCGGAGGCGTCGGATCGGCCGCCGTCCGCATCGCCGCCCGCCGCTCGTTCTTCGACACGCTCGTCGTCGCCGACTACGACCCGGCGCGTCCCGCCGCCCTCGTCGCGGCGGTGGGCGACCCCCGGCTCGTCGCCGCTCAGGTCGACGCCTCGTCGTCGGAGTCGGTCGCCGCGCTGATCCGCGAGCACGACATCACCCACGTGCTGAACGCAGTCGATCCGCGCTTCGTCATGCCTATCTTCGAGGGTGCGTTCGCGGGCGGTGCGACGTACCTCGACATGGCGATGAGCCTGTCGAAGCCGCACCCGACCTCGCCCCACGAGCTGACGGGCGTCAAGCTCGGCGACGAGCAGTTCGCGGTCGCCGACGAGTGGGAGGCGGCGGGCCGCCTGGCCCTCGTCGGCATCGGCGTCGAGCCCGGACTCTCGGACGTCTTCGCCCGGTACGCCGAGGACGAGCTGTTCAGCGAGATCGACGAGCTCGGCGTGCGCGACGGCGCGAACCTCGTCGTCGCCGGCTACGACTTCGCCCCCTCGTTCTCGATCTGGACCACGATCGAGGAGTGCCTCAACCCGCCGGTGATCTACGAGAAGGACCGCGGCTGGTACACGACCGCCCCGTTCTCGGAGCCCGAGACCTTCGACTTCCCCGAGGGCATCGGCCCGGTCGAGTGCGTCAACGTCGAGCACGAGGAGGTGCTGCTCATGCCGCGCTGGACCTCGGCGAAGCGCGTCACCTTCAAGTACGGCCTCGGCGACGAGTTCATCGAGGTGCTGAAGACGCTGCACAAGCTGGGACTGGACTCGACGACCCCTCTGTCGGTCAAGGGTGTGCAGGTGTCGCCTCGGGACGTGGTCGCGGCCGCGCTGCCGGATCCTGCGACCCTGGGAGACCGGATGAGCGGCAAAACCTGCGCGGGCGTGTGGGTGACCGGCACGGGCAAGGACGGCCAGCCGCGGTCGACGTACCTCTACCACGTCGTCGACAACGAGCAGACGATGGCGGAGTACTCGTCGCAGGCCGTCGTGTGGCAGACGGCGATCAACCCGGTGATCGCTCTCGAGCTCCTGGCGACGGGAGCCTGGTCTGGAAAGGGTGTGCTGGGGCCCGAGGCGTTCCCGGCCGGGCCGTTCCTGTCGCTGCTGGCGGCGGACGCGCCCATCGGGTACGGGTCGCCCTGGGGCATGGAGGAGAAGCCTCTCGCCTAG
- a CDS encoding GNAT family N-acetyltransferase: MPVTLRAYDPSKGDAEATLAVFRRAIRLTASSAYTPEQVEAWATVVDLDPPQWAIRRERAETVVALAGDDTVIGFSDTDQHGYIDMMFVDPSVGRQGVATALLAEVTRRAHGHHAVELTTHASLIARPFFERHGFVFVEELRPAPQGVAMPSFALRKPL; the protein is encoded by the coding sequence GTGCCCGTGACGCTCCGCGCCTACGATCCGTCGAAGGGCGACGCCGAGGCCACGCTCGCGGTGTTCCGCCGGGCGATCCGCCTCACCGCCTCGAGCGCGTACACGCCCGAGCAGGTCGAGGCCTGGGCGACCGTGGTCGACCTCGATCCGCCCCAGTGGGCGATCCGTCGCGAGCGCGCCGAAACCGTGGTCGCCCTCGCCGGAGACGACACGGTGATCGGCTTCAGCGACACCGACCAGCACGGTTACATCGACATGATGTTCGTGGATCCGTCGGTCGGCCGCCAGGGCGTCGCCACCGCGCTCCTCGCCGAGGTCACTCGACGGGCGCACGGTCACCACGCCGTCGAACTCACCACCCACGCCAGCCTGATCGCCCGCCCGTTCTTCGAGCGGCACGGTTTCGTGTTCGTCGAAGAGCTGAGGCCCGCTCCGCAGGGCGTGGCGATGCCGAGCTTCGCCCTCCGCAAGCCTCTCTAG